From the genome of Homo sapiens chromosome 6 genomic scaffold, GRCh38.p14 alternate locus group ALT_REF_LOCI_3 HSCHR6_MHC_DBB_CTG1:
agccaggactaATTTCTAAGAGTGTGCAGAGATACCGAAACCTAAAAGTTTAAGAACTGCTGATTGCTGGGAAACTCTGCAGTTTCCCGTTCCTCTCGTAACCTGGTCATGTGTCCTTCTTCCTGGATACTCATGACGCAGACTCAGTTCTCATTCCCAATGGGTGTCGGGTTTCTAGAGAAGCCAATCAGCGTCGCCACGACTCCCGACTATAAAGTCCCCATCCGGACTCAAGAAGTTCTCAGGACTCAGAGGCTGGGATCATGGTAGATGGAACCCTCCTTTTACTCCTCTCGGAGGCCCTGGCCCTTACCCAGACCTGGGCGGGTGAGTGCGGGGTCGGGATGGAAACGGCCTCTACCGGGAGTAGAGAGGGGCCGGCCCGGCGGGGGCGAAGGACTCGGGGAGCCGCGCCGGGAGGAGGGTCGGGCCGATCTCAGCCCCTCCTCGCCCCCAGGCTCCCACTCCTTGAAGTATTTCCACACTTCCGTGTCCCGGCCCGGCCGCGGGGAGCCCCGCTTCATCTCTGTGGGCTACGTGGACGACACCCAGTTCGTGCGCTTCGACAACGACGCCGCGAGTCCGAGGATGGTGCCGCGGGCGCCGTGGATGGAGCAGGAGGGGTCAGAGTATTGGGACCGGGAGACACGGAGCGCCAGGGACACCGCACAGATTTTCCGAGTGAACCTGCGGACGCTGCGCGGCTACTACAATCAGAGCGAGGCCGGTGAGTGACCCCGGCCAGGGGAGCAGGTCAcgacccctccccatcccccacggACGGCGCGGGTCCCCTCGAATCTTCGGGTCCCAGATTCACCCCAAGGCTGCGGAACCCGCCCAGACCCTAGACCGGGGAGAGTCTCAGGCGCCTTTACCCGGTTCTTTTTCAGTTTAGGCCAAAATGCCCACAGGGTGGTGGCGACGGGGGCGGGGCTTGGTGGGCGGGACTGACTAAGGGGCGGGGCCAGGGTCTCACACCCTGCAGTGGATGCATGGCTGCGAGCTGGGGCCCGACAGGCGCTTCCTCCGCGGGTATGAACAGTTCGCCTACGACGGCAAGGATTATCTCACCCTGAATGAGGACCTGCGCTCCTGGACCGCGGTGGACACGGCGGCTCAGATCTCCGAGCAAAAGTCAAATGATGCCTCTGAGGCGGAGCACCAGAGAGCCTACCTGGAAGACACATGCGTGGAGTGGCTCCACAAATAcctggagaaggggaaggagacgCTGCTTCACCTGGGTAAGAGGGTCCACAGGGCTACTCTCCCATCTCCTTCTTGGGCTAGGACTGTGCCCACAGCTGACAGACCTCAAACAGTAGAAGAAACAGGGATGGAGGCCAGAATACCACTCCTCCCTTGGATCAGGAGAGGGAGCTGTCACCTGAGGTACAGGAGATCCTATACCACAGAGTGACTCTCTTAAAGGGCCAGACCTCTCTCAGGGGCAATTAAGGAATCTAGTCTCGCTGGAGATTCCATCCTTCAGATGAACTGATGAGCAGTTCTCTTTGACTCCCAGTATTAGGAATCACGGGGGAGTTTCTCTCGTGCCTGATTCTCAGCCCCACACCAAGAGTTTTTGGAGGTCTGACTCCAGCTTTTCTCAGTCACTCAGCATCCACACAGGCCAGGACCAGAAATCCCTTTTCACCTTCTACCCTGGGCTAGCTCATCCCGATTCTAGAACTTTCCAAGGAATAAGAGGCTATCCCAGATCCCTAagtccaggctggtgtcaaggTTTTGTCCTCTTCTCCTACTATAATTGTCCTCTTCCTTCTCAGGATGGTCACATGGGTGCTGCTGGAGTGTCCCATGAGAGATACAAAGTGCCTGAATTTTCTGACTCTTCCCCTCAGAGCCCCCAAAGACACACGTGACTCACCACCCCATCTCTGACCATGAGGCCACCCTGAGGTGCTGGGCCCTGGGCTTCTACCCTGCGGAGATCACACTGACCTGGCAGCAGGATGGGGAGGGCCATACCCAGGACACGGAGCTCGTGGAGACCAGGCCTGCAGGGGATGGAACCTTCCAGAAGTGGGCAGCTGTGGTGGTGCCTTCTGGAGAGGAGCAGAGATACACGTGCCATGTGCAGCATGAGGGGCTACCCGAGCCCGTCACCCTGAGATGGAGTAAGGAGGGGGATGGGAGGTCATGTCTCTTCTCAGGGAAAGCGGGAGCCCTTCTGGAGCCCTTCCGCAGGGTCAGGGCTGAGGCCTGGGGGTCAGGGCCCCTTACGTTCCCCTCTTTTCCCAGAGCCGGCTTCCCAGCCCACCATCCCCATCGTGGGCATCATTGCTGGCCTGGTTCTCCTTGGATCTGTGGTCTCTGGAGCTGTGGTTGCTGCTGTGATATGGAGGAAGAAGAGCTCaggtggggaagggagaagggtgGGGTCTGAGTTTTCTTGTCCCACTGGGTGTTTCAAGCCCTAGGTAAAAGTGTGTCCTGCCTCGTTACTGGGAAGCACCATCCAC
Proteins encoded in this window:
- the HLA-E gene encoding HLA class I histocompatibility antigen, alpha chain E precursor (The RefSeq protein has 1 substitution compared to this genomic sequence), which gives rise to MVDGTLLLLLSEALALTQTWAGSHSLKYFHTSVSRPGRGEPRFISVGYVDDTQFVRFDNDAASPRMVPRAPWMEQEGSEYWDRETRSARDTAQIFRVNLRTLRGYYNQSEAGSHTLQWMHGCELGPDGRFLRGYEQFAYDGKDYLTLNEDLRSWTAVDTAAQISEQKSNDASEAEHQRAYLEDTCVEWLHKYLEKGKETLLHLEPPKTHVTHHPISDHEATLRCWALGFYPAEITLTWQQDGEGHTQDTELVETRPAGDGTFQKWAAVVVPSGEEQRYTCHVQHEGLPEPVTLRWKPASQPTIPIVGIIAGLVLLGSVVSGAVVAAVIWRKKSSGGKGGSYSKAEWSDSAQGSESHSL
- the HLA-E gene encoding HLA class I histocompatibility antigen, alpha chain E isoform X1; the encoded protein is MEPSFYSSRRPWPLPRPGRVSAGSGWKRPLPGVERGRPGGGEGLGEPRREEGRADLSPSSPPGSHSLKYFHTSVSRPGRGEPRFISVGYVDDTQFVRFDNDAASPRMVPRAPWMEQEGSEYWDRETRSARDTAQIFRVNLRTLRGYYNQSEAGSHTLQWMHGCELGPDRRFLRGYEQFAYDGKDYLTLNEDLRSWTAVDTAAQISEQKSNDASEAEHQRAYLEDTCVEWLHKYLEKGKETLLHLEPPKTHVTHHPISDHEATLRCWALGFYPAEITLTWQQDGEGHTQDTELVETRPAGDGTFQKWAAVVVPSGEEQRYTCHVQHEGLPEPVTLRWKPASQPTIPIVGIIAGLVLLGSVVSGAVVAAVIWRKKSSGGKGGSYSKAEWSDSAQGSESHSL